aatttttacaaCTTCACTGAAAGTAGtaaaattgatatttaaatttttacaaaaatcttttttgtttttggatttttcaaaatctctaaaaatttttaaaattacaattAAATCACTTTTTTCGGACATATAATACGATTTTGTTTCTTTGATACGATCAATTTCCAAATTAACAGACATAATACAAGATAAATCTATTAGTTCTGTAATTATATTAGATGTATTAGAAATACAAAGCATTTTTGCTAGTCTTGGCGGTAGAGGtagtttattaatatatttgcCTACTTTAGTTAAGTTTAATTCGTCGTTTAATATTCCCAgtctttttaattcatttactgattttttaataatagttTCATTAGGTCGATTGACATATGGGAATTTGTAAACATCTTTTATACCAAGAGATACTAAATCGAGAATTATTTCGTCTAGAGATTCGTACAATATTTTCGGAGTTTCTAGATCTTCAAATTTCTCGTAAGTTGGTCCACTGTAAAGCCTGTAACAAATGCCTGGTTTTGTACGGCCAGCTCTTCCTGCTCGTTGTAATGCGCTAGATTTCGAAATATATTCTATCGAATATTCGATAGTATTCATCATGCCGACAATCTTACGCTTGACTAATCCAGAGTCTACTACGTAATAAATATCCGGAATTGTTATACTTGTCTCGGCTATATTAGTagacaaaataattttgtgTTGGTTgtagtttttataaataagtgACTGGTCGTATTTTGACAACGACGAATGTAAAGGAAGAATGACGCAGTCATCAAATCTTTCTGTCAATTTATTTAGTAAAGagtaaatatattttttatctggTAGAAAACATAATATTGAGTCTCCTACTTGGCATTTGTTGCTTTTTAATATCTTAGAAATTCTGTTAAAAGCCAGTTGCACTGTGTCTGAAGAATCTTTTtcttcataaaaaatttttacccGATGAGAATTAGAAGGAATTTCTAATACTGCGATTCTATCGAAAAAGTTGTTTAATTCGCTAACCATGGAAGTCGCACTCATTAAAACAAGTTTAAGTTCGTCATTTcgtttttttctaatttttactATACGAGACAGTAgagaaattaaaatgtcCATGTTGGCACTACGTTCGTGTATTTCATCAAGAATAATCACAGAATATTTTGACAATAAAAAGTCTCCTTGTATTTCTTTGAGTAAAATCCCATCTGTCATGATCTttattttagtattttCATCTACAGTAGAATCGTATCTTATTTTGTACCCGCACTTTT
The DNA window shown above is from Vairimorpha necatrix chromosome 7, complete sequence and carries:
- a CDS encoding putative ATP-dependent helicase: MSKKKEKLLNKYLEKKRKQRKRDDILAQIAEIEEKRQKNIKNSMIVEESNKSEDNNKSEENNEEVTLEMVTQENTTEEIKDNHVIENNSILPIDIETDEEQDPELNIKKYQESISEEDEANIDDLDDFLGENQHWENVECLRRPKENEEFRKTLPIYYEKTEIISKIRNNTVISVKGETGSGKTTQIPQFLYEGGFKRYIGVTQPRRISTISICNRINEELGEKKCGYKIRYDSTVDENTKIKIMTDGILLKEIQGDFLLSKYSVIILDEIHERSANMDILISLLSRIVKIRKKRNDELKLVLMSATSMVSELNNFFDRIAVLEIPSNSHRVKIFYEEKDSSDTVQLAFNRISKILKSNKCQVGDSILCFLPDKKYIYSLLNKLTERFDDCVILPLHSSLSKYDQSLIYKNYNQHKIILSTNIAETSITIPDIYYVVDSGLVKRKIVGMMNTIEYSIEYISKSSALQRAGRAGRTKPGICYRLYSGPTYEKFEDLETPKILYESLDEIILDLVSLGIKDVYKFPYVNRPNETIIKKSVNELKRLGILNDELNLTKVGKYINKLPLPPRLAKMLCISNTSNIITELIDLSCIMSVNLEIDRIKETKSYYMSEKSDLIVILKIFRDFEKSKNKKDFCKNLNINFTTFSEVVKIQKFLYKKFGIENMKKNILTDDIKTEIRKVIYRVYFDRIAIPYEACYWHKKNPVYVSTSSIDLEGEYVIFDFLVKGSKKLYMKNITIIDKDWIS